A stretch of Geomonas oryzisoli DNA encodes these proteins:
- a CDS encoding sugar transferase has protein sequence MLKRGADFVLSLLVLLVLWPLLLAAAVAVKLSSPGPVFYRGVRSGLNGTTFRILKFRSMVLDAEALGGPTTGTNDPRVTRVGAFLRKTKLDELPQFLNVLKGDMSLVGPRPEVLEYTSQYSGEERCILCMRPGITDYASIEFADLDDQVGSEDPDRFFREHILPRKNALRVKYVKEWSLGSDLVILWQTAWRVLKRAAHR, from the coding sequence ATGTTGAAGAGGGGCGCAGACTTCGTTTTGTCTCTGCTGGTGCTCCTCGTGCTCTGGCCTTTGCTTTTGGCTGCCGCGGTCGCGGTGAAGCTCTCCAGCCCCGGCCCCGTGTTCTACCGAGGGGTGCGCTCCGGGTTGAACGGGACCACCTTCAGGATCCTCAAGTTCCGCAGTATGGTGCTCGATGCCGAGGCCCTGGGCGGCCCCACCACCGGGACTAACGACCCCAGGGTGACCCGTGTCGGTGCCTTTTTGCGCAAGACGAAGCTGGATGAGTTGCCCCAGTTCCTGAACGTCCTCAAGGGGGACATGAGCCTTGTCGGCCCGCGGCCGGAGGTGCTCGAGTACACCTCGCAGTACAGCGGTGAGGAGCGCTGCATCCTGTGCATGCGCCCCGGCATCACCGACTACGCCTCCATAGAGTTTGCCGACCTGGATGACCAGGTGGGGAGCGAGGATCCTGACCGGTTCTTTCGGGAGCACATCCTGCCGCGTAAAAACGCGCTGCGCGTGAAGTACGTTAAGGAATGGAGCCTGGGTAGCGACCTCGTTATCCTATGGCAGACAGCTTGGCGCGTTCTTAAAAGGGCCGCGCACCGATGA
- a CDS encoding glycosyltransferase family 4 protein: MNIWLIKDGENQPLVPNSRKMRTWILGEVLQERGHNVTWWCSTFYHQGKELLFDHDAVSEVKAQFNQRLLHAGTYKKNFSFRRFLHHRRLAKRFSACAKKLPAPDIIVSAMPIIDLAHAAVRFSKEKSIPIVIDVRDMWPDTIVDEFPRPFKTFARLVLDGYFRMTKELLTDADGIVAVSRGCLQWGVRIAGRPQRSTDRVFYIGYQPNPVIDATRSKYAELAHDKVVFSFVGTFGKTYDFDTVISTAKRLCQERNTRIHFVFAGTGEQYDEVCRQVNELPNVTMLGWINKEDILHLMSISHVGMMPAGAGKSNYNAMPNKPFEYFSAAIPIVSSLQGEMEALIDAYSVGYSYPPGDVASFYRIVTLLSADSALRSELGANARKLYESQFRSDMIYGQYADYIENLASARG, encoded by the coding sequence ATGAACATCTGGCTGATAAAGGACGGCGAAAACCAGCCTCTTGTTCCGAACTCTAGGAAAATGCGAACCTGGATTTTGGGAGAAGTGCTGCAAGAAAGGGGGCACAACGTAACATGGTGGTGCAGCACTTTCTACCATCAGGGGAAGGAACTTCTTTTTGACCATGATGCAGTCTCTGAGGTTAAAGCTCAGTTCAACCAACGGCTTTTACATGCAGGAACCTATAAAAAGAACTTTTCATTTAGACGCTTTCTGCACCACCGGCGTCTAGCCAAGCGTTTTTCCGCCTGCGCTAAAAAATTGCCTGCGCCGGATATCATAGTCAGCGCAATGCCCATCATTGATTTAGCGCACGCAGCGGTCAGATTTTCAAAAGAGAAAAGTATCCCCATTGTCATAGATGTCCGCGATATGTGGCCTGACACCATTGTGGACGAATTTCCACGACCGTTTAAGACTTTCGCCCGCTTGGTCCTCGACGGTTACTTCCGAATGACTAAAGAGCTGTTGACAGACGCTGATGGCATCGTTGCTGTTTCCCGCGGCTGCCTCCAGTGGGGAGTCAGAATAGCTGGACGGCCTCAACGCAGCACTGACCGGGTTTTCTATATCGGGTACCAGCCCAACCCTGTTATTGACGCTACGCGTTCTAAATACGCGGAGCTTGCACATGATAAGGTTGTCTTTTCCTTCGTTGGGACCTTCGGTAAGACCTACGACTTCGACACGGTCATCAGCACAGCTAAGCGTCTTTGTCAGGAGCGCAATACCAGAATTCATTTTGTCTTCGCGGGAACAGGGGAGCAGTACGACGAAGTGTGTCGGCAGGTCAATGAGTTGCCGAACGTCACTATGCTGGGGTGGATTAATAAGGAAGATATCCTGCACCTCATGTCGATTTCGCATGTTGGAATGATGCCGGCTGGGGCCGGCAAAAGCAATTATAACGCTATGCCAAACAAGCCCTTTGAATATTTTTCAGCAGCCATCCCTATTGTTTCCTCTTTACAAGGAGAAATGGAAGCACTCATCGATGCATATAGCGTCGGATACTCTTACCCTCCCGGCGATGTCGCTTCTTTTTATCGAATAGTCACGCTGCTCTCAGCTGATTCGGCACTTCGTAGTGAGTTGGGAGCCAACGCGCGCAAGCTTTATGAATCTCAATTTCGTTCTGACATGATTTATGGGCAATACGCTGACTATATCGAAAACCTGGCAAGTGCTAGGGGCTGA
- a CDS encoding class I SAM-dependent methyltransferase: protein MNRKEQEMQFHNMREEDRSCMDEESFLKKYSNKKYYAIQRKSTEYIDGLIERSVKGKTVLDYCCGLGAMSLQMAQKGGIVYGIDISDESVKTAEAEAKKAGVADRTNFSVMDAEELQFPDNTFDVILCSGVLHHLDLDNAYPELARVLKPGGLIICGEALGYNPIISLYRKMTPHLRTAWEAEHILTLRDLRKAKKYFGTVKVDYFHLASIAAVPFRNTPIFKPILSTLEAVDDVLLKIPYVQLMAWQMIFTLSDPKVAK, encoded by the coding sequence ATGAACAGGAAAGAGCAGGAAATGCAATTCCACAACATGCGAGAGGAAGACAGGTCCTGTATGGACGAGGAATCTTTCCTCAAGAAATATTCCAACAAGAAATACTATGCGATTCAGAGAAAGAGCACTGAGTACATAGACGGGCTTATCGAGCGCAGTGTGAAAGGTAAGACCGTTCTGGATTACTGTTGTGGGTTAGGTGCAATGTCGTTACAGATGGCACAAAAGGGCGGCATTGTCTATGGTATAGACATAAGCGACGAGTCTGTGAAGACGGCAGAAGCAGAGGCCAAAAAGGCCGGGGTTGCTGACCGGACTAACTTTTCGGTTATGGATGCCGAAGAACTGCAATTTCCGGATAATACCTTCGACGTCATCCTTTGCAGTGGAGTTTTGCACCACCTGGATCTGGATAATGCCTACCCCGAACTGGCAAGGGTTCTGAAACCGGGTGGGCTCATCATCTGTGGTGAGGCTTTGGGGTACAACCCTATCATTTCTCTTTATCGCAAGATGACGCCCCATCTTCGCACGGCATGGGAGGCCGAGCATATCCTGACCCTGCGGGATCTGCGCAAGGCAAAGAAGTATTTCGGGACGGTAAAGGTAGATTATTTTCATCTCGCTTCCATTGCTGCGGTCCCTTTTCGCAATACTCCTATCTTTAAGCCTATCCTCTCTACACTCGAAGCCGTCGATGATGTCTTGCTGAAAATCCCCTATGTCCAGCTGATGGCATGGCAGATGATCTTTACTCTCTCTGATCCGAAAGTGGCGAAATGA
- a CDS encoding radical SAM protein, whose protein sequence is MSQLLPEKITPFLRERLSDLKSSEGPESRAYLGLALQYCKSEEEGAVANEHSLKHYEAGVEVHNEECILPGLERLYRKTLVIEPTLVCLAHCRYCLRSNYAKHTLSEKQLIEVAKYCGHPSNRDILNEVLITGGDPLIFPQRLEVLLNALIEYAPNIKIARIASRIPGQDPARIDQSVQNLFSNKPSLRFELATQINHPVEFFPEVEAAFKRISDCGVKVYSQNVLLKGVNDNIETLVELYNKMRQNNIESHYLFHCIPMVGIHHLRTSVTRGLQLVKELVCSGKISGRAKPMFAAMSDIGKITFYEGVVVEKKDNKILLQSNYRYDERRMWNGSWQLPATAEVDERGYLRVWYDDAC, encoded by the coding sequence ATGAGCCAGTTGTTGCCCGAAAAAATAACACCTTTTCTTCGTGAAAGACTCTCAGACCTAAAATCGTCTGAAGGGCCGGAATCACGTGCGTACCTCGGCCTCGCACTACAGTACTGCAAGTCAGAGGAGGAGGGGGCCGTAGCAAATGAGCACAGCCTGAAGCACTATGAGGCTGGGGTAGAAGTTCACAATGAGGAGTGCATCCTCCCCGGGTTGGAGCGGTTGTATCGGAAGACGCTCGTCATCGAACCGACCTTGGTCTGTCTTGCCCATTGCCGCTATTGTCTCAGAAGTAATTATGCGAAGCACACCCTGTCCGAAAAGCAATTGATTGAAGTGGCGAAATACTGCGGGCATCCCAGCAACAGGGATATCCTCAACGAGGTGCTGATTACCGGGGGGGACCCCCTCATCTTCCCGCAACGGTTAGAAGTTCTGCTCAACGCGCTCATCGAGTATGCTCCAAATATTAAGATTGCCCGCATCGCCTCTAGAATACCGGGGCAGGATCCGGCAAGAATCGACCAAAGCGTTCAGAATCTTTTCAGCAACAAGCCTTCGCTGAGATTTGAGCTGGCCACACAGATCAACCACCCTGTGGAGTTTTTCCCCGAGGTGGAGGCTGCCTTCAAAAGGATCTCTGACTGTGGCGTTAAAGTTTATTCCCAGAATGTCCTCCTAAAGGGAGTAAACGACAACATTGAGACGCTGGTGGAACTTTACAACAAGATGAGACAGAACAACATAGAGTCTCATTATCTCTTCCACTGTATTCCCATGGTTGGCATTCATCACTTGCGGACCAGCGTTACGCGGGGACTTCAACTTGTCAAGGAGTTGGTCTGCAGCGGTAAAATTTCAGGAAGAGCAAAGCCAATGTTCGCTGCTATGTCAGACATCGGCAAGATCACGTTCTACGAGGGAGTGGTCGTTGAAAAGAAGGACAACAAGATTTTGCTTCAAAGCAATTATCGCTACGATGAGCGACGGATGTGGAACGGGTCTTGGCAGTTACCCGCAACAGCTGAAGTGGATGAGCGGGGATATTTGAGGGTCTGGTACGACGATGCGTGCTAA
- a CDS encoding DapH/DapD/GlmU-related protein yields MYELKKFEVWASEIAGFLNRDLVGTDFILEGPRSLRIYQSGPARNVANPANILLLTSTPEERSPCHAYIVTDRPELDMGNVLREFFSTLTMNTVHPSAVVSDKARIGRNVMVGALSVIGPDVEIGDNTKILSNVVINGPATIGKQCVIKDGAVVGSEGWGFIDDEDGVPFHPPQLGRVIVGDQVWIGSNTTIERAIVEDTTVCANTKLDDLVHIGGGSYIGSKCMVTAGSVIAFNVVLGDNVTIAPNACIRENVTVHDDVTIGQGAVVVEDLSDPGVYVGNPARFLR; encoded by the coding sequence ATGTACGAACTGAAAAAGTTTGAAGTTTGGGCCTCTGAGATAGCGGGGTTCCTAAACAGGGACCTGGTTGGGACGGATTTTATCTTGGAGGGGCCCCGTTCCCTAAGGATTTACCAATCGGGGCCGGCGCGCAATGTCGCCAACCCCGCAAACATCCTGCTTTTGACCTCTACCCCAGAGGAAAGATCGCCATGCCATGCATACATCGTCACTGACCGCCCCGAACTGGACATGGGCAACGTCCTAAGAGAGTTTTTTTCCACTCTTACCATGAATACCGTACATCCTTCCGCTGTAGTTTCCGACAAAGCCAGGATAGGTCGCAACGTCATGGTCGGCGCCTTGTCCGTTATCGGTCCCGATGTGGAAATAGGAGACAATACCAAGATTCTCAGCAACGTCGTAATCAATGGTCCGGCAACAATAGGGAAGCAATGCGTGATAAAGGACGGAGCTGTGGTAGGTAGCGAGGGGTGGGGCTTCATCGATGACGAGGATGGTGTTCCTTTTCATCCTCCTCAACTGGGGCGGGTGATCGTGGGCGACCAGGTATGGATCGGGTCGAACACTACGATAGAGCGTGCTATCGTCGAGGATACGACCGTTTGTGCCAATACCAAGCTCGACGATCTTGTACATATTGGAGGCGGAAGTTACATAGGCAGCAAATGCATGGTCACAGCAGGTTCCGTCATTGCTTTCAATGTTGTGCTCGGTGACAATGTAACAATCGCGCCGAACGCATGCATCCGAGAAAATGTCACGGTACATGACGACGTCACCATCGGACAGGGGGCGGTCGTAGTGGAGGACTTATCGGATCCAGGTGTCTACGTCGGAAACCCTGCAAGGTTTCTGCGTTAG
- a CDS encoding DapH/DapD/GlmU-related protein, producing the protein MRDLFAADIAGFLGKPLHGADVPVVKPADLKECGGGDLVWVRSLTPERIAAVVKGNPALIICDQETAPHLSGSHIVSDNPRLDFIKVLTKFFLPRKTVGIHPTALVSPDARIGSDVIVGAYTRIEGGVEIGEGCEIGSGVVIEGNVSLGKRCRIKSNSVIGAQGFGFEYDDDGSPLHFPHLGRIVIEDDVWIGACSSVEIASLGATLIRQGSKIDDLVQVGHNVTIGRNTLVMANVVICGCAVIGERCWIAPNSVVKQKVIVGDRAVVGLGSVVLKDVQDGATVAGVPSRQIHP; encoded by the coding sequence ATGCGGGATCTATTTGCAGCTGACATCGCCGGGTTTCTCGGCAAGCCTTTGCACGGAGCAGATGTTCCGGTAGTGAAACCTGCTGATTTGAAAGAGTGTGGGGGGGGAGACCTGGTGTGGGTGCGCAGTCTGACGCCTGAGAGAATAGCCGCGGTCGTCAAGGGGAACCCTGCTTTGATCATTTGCGACCAAGAAACTGCGCCACATCTGTCTGGTTCGCATATTGTTTCGGACAATCCGCGTTTGGATTTCATCAAGGTTCTAACCAAGTTCTTTTTGCCTCGCAAGACCGTAGGGATTCATCCGACCGCACTCGTCTCTCCCGATGCTCGCATTGGCAGCGATGTCATTGTCGGTGCCTACACCAGGATAGAGGGAGGAGTCGAGATCGGTGAAGGCTGTGAAATCGGTTCCGGAGTGGTTATAGAAGGTAATGTCAGCCTCGGCAAGCGCTGCAGAATTAAGTCCAATAGCGTGATCGGGGCACAGGGCTTCGGCTTTGAATATGATGACGACGGAAGTCCTTTACACTTTCCGCATCTTGGCAGGATTGTAATCGAGGACGACGTCTGGATTGGAGCGTGCTCCAGTGTCGAAATCGCCTCGCTCGGGGCTACCCTGATACGGCAAGGGAGCAAGATTGACGATCTAGTACAGGTAGGACACAACGTCACCATTGGTAGGAATACGTTGGTGATGGCCAATGTGGTGATATGCGGCTGTGCTGTGATTGGGGAACGGTGCTGGATTGCACCTAATAGCGTGGTTAAGCAAAAGGTAATAGTGGGTGACCGAGCAGTCGTTGGGTTGGGGAGCGTGGTTCTTAAGGATGTCCAGGACGGCGCGACAGTAGCAGGTGTGCCTTCCCGTCAGATTCATCCTTAA